The following coding sequences lie in one Corynebacterium humireducens NBRC 106098 = DSM 45392 genomic window:
- a CDS encoding DUF4259 domain-containing protein, with translation MSAWDVAIFNEDDNIDFLEELSDLDNDDIVEAVRDACLLVLRQPNVDEVEKLNGLAAATIAAIWAGAPFSAGDVADTYPFIRELIGAGDEALNEAAAELLESVEDDEDVEVFTEALS, from the coding sequence ATGAGCGCTTGGGACGTCGCCATCTTCAACGAGGACGACAACATCGATTTCCTGGAGGAGCTCAGTGACCTCGACAACGACGACATCGTGGAGGCCGTCCGCGATGCCTGCCTGCTCGTGCTCAGGCAGCCCAACGTGGACGAGGTGGAGAAGCTCAACGGCCTCGCCGCCGCGACGATCGCCGCCATCTGGGCCGGCGCGCCGTTCTCCGCCGGTGACGTGGCCGACACCTACCCGTTCATCCGGGAGCTCATCGGCGCCGGCGACGAGGCACTCAACGAGGCGGCCGCCGAGCTGCTCGAGTCGGTGGAGGACGACGAGGACGTCGAGGTCTTCACCGAGGCCCTGTCCTAG
- a CDS encoding dTMP kinase has product MIIAIEGIDGAGKNTLTRAIRERVDADMLAFPRYETSVPAQLVQEALHGRMGDLTDSAYAMATLFALDRHGAREQLAPYVDSDRIILLDRYVASNAAYSVARLRDATVADWVHDLEFGRLGLPQPDLQVLLATEPETASQRAAQREAQDASRERDRYERDADLQQRTYDAYLGLAERSWAGRWLVTTSADVVLQEIAHITQGL; this is encoded by the coding sequence ATGATCATCGCGATCGAGGGGATCGACGGCGCGGGCAAGAACACGCTGACGCGTGCCATCCGCGAGCGTGTCGACGCCGACATGCTGGCGTTCCCCCGCTACGAGACCTCCGTGCCCGCCCAGCTGGTGCAGGAGGCCCTGCATGGGCGCATGGGGGACCTCACGGACTCCGCCTACGCCATGGCGACGCTGTTCGCGCTGGACCGGCACGGGGCGCGGGAGCAGCTCGCGCCCTACGTCGACAGTGACCGGATCATCCTGCTCGACCGCTACGTCGCCTCGAACGCCGCCTACTCGGTGGCGCGGCTGCGCGACGCGACGGTGGCCGACTGGGTCCACGACCTCGAGTTCGGGCGGCTCGGCCTGCCGCAGCCGGACCTGCAGGTGCTGCTGGCGACGGAGCCGGAGACGGCGTCGCAACGCGCCGCGCAGCGGGAGGCGCAGGACGCGAGCCGGGAGAGGGACCGTTACGAACGTGACGCGGACCTGCAGCAGCGCACCTATGATGCATATCTGGGGCTCGCCGAGCGGAGCTGGGCGGGTCGCTGGCTAGTGACCACGAGCGCGGACGTAGTATTGCAAGAGATTGCACACATAACACAAGGACTGTGA
- the mtrA gene encoding MtrAB system response regulator MtrA, whose product MAPKILVVDDDASISDMLTLVLETEGFDPVPVMDGNEAVPAFREHQPDLILLDLMLPGMNGVDICRAIRQESSVPIVMLTAKTDTVDVVLGLESGADDYITKPFKPKELIARIRARLRRTESEPTEILEVGDLTIDVPEHTVKRGTEEIALTPLEFDLLLEMARKPRQVHTREELLENVWGYRHASDTRLVNVHVQRLRAKIEKDPENPQIVLTVRGVGYKTGMGE is encoded by the coding sequence ATGGCACCCAAGATTCTCGTCGTCGACGATGATGCGTCGATCTCCGACATGCTCACTCTCGTCCTGGAGACGGAGGGGTTCGACCCGGTTCCGGTCATGGACGGCAATGAGGCGGTGCCCGCGTTCCGTGAGCACCAGCCGGACCTGATCCTGCTCGACCTCATGCTGCCCGGCATGAACGGCGTCGACATCTGCCGTGCCATCCGCCAGGAGTCGAGCGTGCCGATCGTCATGCTCACCGCCAAGACCGACACCGTCGACGTGGTCCTCGGCCTCGAGTCCGGCGCCGACGACTACATCACCAAGCCCTTCAAACCGAAGGAGCTGATCGCCCGCATCCGGGCGCGTCTGCGCCGCACCGAGTCCGAGCCGACCGAGATCCTCGAGGTCGGCGACCTGACCATCGACGTCCCGGAGCACACCGTCAAGCGCGGCACCGAGGAGATCGCCCTCACGCCGCTCGAGTTCGACCTGCTCCTGGAGATGGCGCGTAAGCCGCGTCAGGTCCACACCCGTGAGGAACTGCTCGAGAACGTGTGGGGTTACCGCCACGCCTCCGACACCCGTCTGGTCAACGTGCACGTGCAGCGTCTGCGCGCGAAGATCGAGAAGGACCCGGAGAACCCGCAGATCGTGCTCACCGTGCGTGGCGTCGGCTACAAGACGGGCATGGGGGAGTAG